Proteins co-encoded in one Halorussus vallis genomic window:
- a CDS encoding redoxin domain-containing protein, with product MVDFDVVELPETDHVAEGDTAPDFTRPLVNDEYWEDASLSELTDEGPVLLVFFPMDGAFPATYIWNELRDREWDDGRDLRIVGLSISDPYAHKQLIEERGMRYRLFSDPQNGVAEEYGIANDLDGMAGVSEPRPAVFLLDEDRTVEYAWVAEEWPDFPDYDEVEDAISDY from the coding sequence ATGGTGGACTTCGACGTCGTCGAACTGCCCGAAACCGACCACGTCGCCGAGGGCGACACCGCGCCCGACTTCACCCGACCGCTGGTCAACGACGAGTACTGGGAGGACGCGAGCCTCTCCGAACTCACCGACGAGGGCCCGGTCCTGCTGGTCTTCTTCCCGATGGACGGGGCGTTCCCCGCGACGTACATCTGGAACGAACTCCGGGATCGTGAGTGGGACGACGGACGCGACCTGCGAATCGTCGGCCTCTCGATCTCGGACCCCTACGCACACAAACAGCTCATCGAGGAGCGCGGTATGCGCTACCGACTGTTCTCGGACCCCCAGAACGGCGTCGCCGAGGAGTACGGCATCGCCAACGACCTCGACGGGATGGCGGGCGTCAGCGAACCGCGCCCGGCGGTCTTCCTGCTGGACGAGGACCGGACCGTCGAGTACGCCTGGGTCGCCGAGGAGTGGCCCGACTTCCCCGACTACGACGAAGTCGAAGACGCGATTTCGGACTACTAA
- a CDS encoding inorganic phosphate transporter, with product MAVGGVVTLVIAGLASLFMAWAIGAGSSGSTPFAPAVGANAISVMRAGFFVGLLGFLGAVMQGANVSEAVGTELIGGVQLTAIAATTGLLVAAVLVAFGVFTGYPIATAFTVTGAIVGVGLAMGGDPAWAKYTQISALWVLTPFVGSTIAYATARLLRSERVAERFAIPLLAGFVGAIVANIKFVVLGPGDVSQSVATATARALSLPVVAGIDAGRIGVTLVVAGVVVGVLYRDMTNDADAGQRHFLLALGSLVAFSAGGSQVGLAIGPLVPLLDPFEIPLIPVLVGGGLGLLAGSWTGAPRMIKALAQDYSALGPRRSIAALIPSFAIAQVAVFFGIPVSFNEIIVSAIVGSGYAAGGDGGVSKRKMVYTVLAWLGSLVLAIVVAYGAFTAIESL from the coding sequence ATGGCCGTAGGTGGCGTCGTTACGCTGGTAATCGCGGGACTCGCGAGTCTGTTCATGGCGTGGGCCATCGGCGCGGGGTCGTCGGGGTCGACCCCGTTCGCGCCGGCGGTCGGCGCGAACGCGATCTCCGTGATGCGGGCGGGCTTCTTCGTCGGACTGCTGGGCTTTCTGGGCGCGGTGATGCAGGGCGCGAACGTCTCGGAGGCGGTCGGGACCGAACTCATCGGCGGCGTCCAACTGACCGCGATAGCGGCGACCACGGGACTGCTGGTCGCCGCGGTGCTGGTCGCGTTCGGCGTCTTCACCGGCTACCCCATCGCGACGGCGTTCACCGTCACGGGCGCCATCGTCGGCGTCGGTCTGGCGATGGGCGGCGACCCCGCGTGGGCGAAGTACACCCAAATCTCGGCGCTGTGGGTGCTAACGCCGTTCGTCGGCAGCACCATCGCCTACGCGACCGCGCGACTGCTCCGCTCGGAGCGGGTCGCCGAGCGGTTCGCCATCCCGCTGCTGGCGGGGTTCGTGGGCGCCATCGTCGCCAACATCAAGTTCGTGGTGCTCGGGCCGGGAGACGTGAGCCAGTCGGTCGCGACCGCGACCGCGCGGGCGCTGTCGCTACCGGTCGTCGCCGGGATCGACGCCGGCCGAATCGGCGTCACGCTCGTCGTCGCCGGAGTCGTAGTCGGGGTGCTCTATCGGGACATGACCAACGACGCCGACGCTGGCCAGCGACACTTCCTGCTCGCGCTCGGGAGCCTCGTCGCCTTCTCGGCGGGCGGGAGCCAGGTCGGCCTGGCCATCGGGCCGCTGGTGCCGCTGCTCGACCCGTTCGAGATTCCGCTAATTCCGGTACTGGTCGGCGGCGGCCTCGGCCTGCTGGCGGGGTCGTGGACCGGCGCGCCGCGGATGATCAAGGCGCTCGCCCAGGACTACTCGGCGCTCGGCCCCCGCCGGTCCATCGCAGCGCTCATTCCCTCGTTCGCCATCGCGCAGGTCGCCGTCTTCTTCGGCATCCCGGTGTCGTTCAACGAGATCATCGTGAGCGCCATCGTCGGCAGCGGCTACGCCGCCGGCGGCGACGGCGGCGTGAGCAAGCGGAAGATGGTCTACACCGTGCTGGCGTGGCTCGGGTCGCTGGTGCTGGCCATCGTGGTTGCGTACGGTGCCTTCACCGCGATAGAGTCGCTGTAG
- a CDS encoding hemolysin family protein, with protein MVSLSMLTAVSAQAAPAAEVLGVTLTDAQITWLGSAVIVLLIGLSAFFSSSEIAMFSLAKHRVEAMVEDGVPGAETVSALKEDPHRLLVTILVGNNIVNIAMSSIATGVLALHLDQGEAVAVATFGITALVLLFGESAPKSYAVENTESWALRIAKPLKYSEYVLLPLVVLFDYLTRVVNRVTGGRSAIETSYVTRDEIQDMIETGEREGVIEEDEREMLQRIFRFNNTIAKEVMTPRLDMTAVPKTAGIEEAIETLVQSNHERVPIYEGSLDNVIGIVHIRDLVREHNYGESTDLELADVIQPTLHVPESKNVDELLTEMRENRMQMVIVIDEFGTTEGLVTMEDMVEEIVGDILEGEEEEPIEYVDDDTVIVRGELNIDEVNEALDIELPEGEEFETIAGFIFNRAGRLVEEGEDITYDGVRLHVEQVENTRIMKARVTKLDDVERAESEGDGEGTEIQGGVETESD; from the coding sequence ATGGTGTCTCTCTCGATGCTCACCGCCGTCTCTGCCCAGGCGGCTCCCGCGGCCGAAGTCCTCGGCGTCACCCTCACGGATGCTCAGATTACGTGGCTCGGAAGCGCGGTCATCGTCCTCCTCATCGGTCTCTCGGCGTTCTTCTCGTCGTCCGAGATAGCGATGTTCTCGCTCGCGAAACACCGCGTCGAGGCGATGGTCGAGGACGGCGTGCCGGGGGCGGAGACGGTCTCCGCGCTCAAGGAGGACCCTCACCGCCTGCTCGTCACCATTCTCGTCGGTAACAACATCGTCAACATCGCGATGTCCTCCATCGCGACCGGCGTCCTCGCGCTCCACCTCGACCAGGGCGAAGCGGTCGCGGTCGCCACCTTCGGCATCACCGCGCTCGTCCTGCTGTTCGGCGAGAGCGCGCCGAAGTCCTACGCGGTCGAGAACACCGAATCCTGGGCGCTCCGCATCGCCAAGCCGCTGAAGTACTCCGAGTACGTCCTCCTGCCGCTGGTCGTCCTCTTCGACTACCTCACCCGCGTCGTGAACCGCGTGACCGGCGGCCGGTCGGCCATCGAGACTTCCTACGTCACCCGCGACGAGATCCAGGACATGATCGAAACCGGCGAGCGCGAGGGCGTCATCGAGGAGGACGAGCGCGAGATGCTCCAGCGCATCTTCCGGTTCAACAACACCATCGCCAAGGAGGTCATGACTCCGCGCCTGGACATGACCGCGGTGCCGAAGACCGCGGGCATCGAGGAGGCCATCGAGACGCTGGTCCAGAGCAACCACGAACGCGTCCCCATCTACGAGGGGAGCCTCGACAACGTCATCGGCATCGTCCACATCCGCGACCTGGTCCGCGAGCACAACTACGGCGAGAGCACCGACCTCGAACTCGCCGACGTCATCCAGCCCACGCTCCACGTCCCCGAGAGCAAGAACGTCGACGAACTCCTGACCGAGATGCGCGAGAACCGGATGCAGATGGTCATCGTCATCGACGAGTTCGGCACCACCGAGGGACTGGTGACCATGGAGGACATGGTCGAGGAGATCGTCGGCGACATCCTCGAAGGCGAGGAGGAAGAGCCCATCGAGTACGTCGACGACGACACCGTCATCGTCCGCGGCGAACTCAACATCGACGAGGTCAACGAGGCGCTCGACATCGAACTCCCCGAGGGCGAGGAGTTCGAAACCATCGCCGGTTTCATCTTCAACCGAGCGGGCCGCCTCGTCGAGGAGGGCGAGGACATCACTTACGACGGCGTGCGCCTCCACGTCGAACAGGTCGAGAACACCCGCATCATGAAGGCGCGCGTGACGAAACTCGACGACGTCGAGCGCGCCGAGAGCGAGGGCGACGGAGAGGGAACCGAAATTCAGGGCGGCGTCGAGACGGAGAGCGATTGA
- a CDS encoding DUF5828 family protein — MEESVSGFKLRGSWGDIVEHGERITEALREAGASGEAYEEWNDWRPKSHERLGEDVSEKTAEQAHTGEGKGEKKGKTPDDDLKTAGEKITESYEKLEDDETDEAVDKWQDSVSYVARAADSASRKALRKVEDTVYQKVMTRLAPYYFDNDLVSANVQRAGRGGNDEPEFVFEVNVNDDDLKAEVSEKLAAYEDEIDRWHVETEKRTENVEAAEGVEPPAETEGPPRRLP, encoded by the coding sequence ATGGAAGAGAGCGTTTCCGGATTCAAGCTCCGCGGTAGCTGGGGCGACATCGTGGAGCACGGCGAACGCATCACGGAAGCCCTCCGCGAAGCCGGCGCCTCCGGCGAGGCCTACGAGGAGTGGAACGACTGGCGACCGAAGTCCCACGAGCGCCTCGGCGAGGACGTCTCGGAGAAGACGGCCGAACAGGCCCACACCGGCGAGGGGAAGGGCGAGAAGAAGGGCAAGACGCCCGACGACGACCTCAAGACCGCCGGCGAGAAGATAACCGAGTCCTACGAGAAGCTCGAAGACGACGAAACCGACGAGGCCGTCGACAAGTGGCAGGACTCGGTGAGCTACGTCGCCAGGGCGGCCGACTCGGCGAGTCGGAAGGCGCTCCGGAAGGTCGAGGACACCGTCTACCAGAAGGTGATGACCCGACTCGCGCCCTACTACTTCGACAACGACCTCGTGAGCGCGAACGTCCAGCGGGCGGGCCGCGGCGGCAACGACGAACCCGAGTTCGTCTTCGAGGTCAACGTCAACGACGACGACCTCAAGGCCGAGGTCAGCGAGAAGCTGGCGGCCTACGAGGACGAGATCGACCGCTGGCACGTCGAGACGGAGAAGCGAACCGAGAACGTCGAGGCCGCCGAGGGCGTCGAACCGCCGGCCGAAACCGAGGGACCGCCGAGGCGGTTGCCCTGA
- a CDS encoding ArsA family ATPase, translating to MEKFVFFGGKGGVGKTTVSCAYGLKCAREGLNTLVVSTDPAHSTSDVFDQQFDDDPAPVEGYENLHAMEIDPDEEVERHLLDIKRTMSDQVSPGIVNEIERQIELAHRTPGAYEAALFDRFIDVMRNAEEYDRVVFDTSPTGGTLRLLALPEFLQSWIDRLVHKREKSIDLFEKAAIGERSARKRAAEDPIIARLVERKEMFEFAAETLRNDAAFFLVLNPDELSIRETSRAIEDLSGHGLAVRGLVVNKVAPSPDEGEEGTGATYLRQRYETEQERIRHIEAEFDQPIVARIGQRVEEVKGDLLAEVAAELGIPVASEVRA from the coding sequence ATGGAGAAGTTCGTCTTCTTCGGCGGCAAGGGCGGCGTCGGCAAGACGACCGTCTCGTGCGCCTACGGCCTGAAGTGTGCCCGGGAAGGGCTGAACACGCTGGTCGTCTCGACCGACCCGGCCCACAGCACCTCCGACGTGTTCGACCAGCAGTTCGACGACGACCCCGCGCCCGTGGAGGGTTACGAAAACCTCCACGCGATGGAGATCGACCCGGACGAGGAGGTCGAGCGCCACCTGCTCGACATCAAGCGGACGATGAGCGACCAGGTGAGTCCGGGCATCGTCAACGAGATAGAGCGTCAGATAGAACTCGCCCACCGCACCCCCGGCGCGTACGAGGCCGCGCTGTTCGACCGGTTCATCGACGTGATGCGGAACGCCGAGGAGTACGACCGCGTGGTCTTCGACACCTCGCCGACCGGCGGCACCCTGCGACTCCTCGCGCTACCGGAGTTCCTCCAGAGTTGGATCGACCGCCTCGTGCACAAGCGCGAGAAGAGCATCGACCTGTTCGAGAAGGCGGCCATCGGCGAGCGCTCGGCCCGGAAGCGCGCGGCCGAGGACCCCATCATCGCCCGCCTGGTCGAGCGAAAGGAGATGTTCGAGTTCGCGGCCGAGACGCTCCGGAACGACGCGGCGTTCTTCCTCGTGTTGAACCCCGACGAACTCTCGATTCGCGAGACGAGTCGGGCCATCGAGGACCTCTCGGGCCACGGACTCGCGGTCCGTGGCCTGGTCGTCAACAAGGTCGCGCCCTCGCCCGACGAGGGCGAGGAGGGGACCGGCGCGACCTACCTCCGCCAGCGATACGAGACGGAACAGGAGCGAATCCGACACATCGAGGCCGAGTTCGACCAGCCCATCGTCGCGCGAATCGGCCAGCGCGTCGAGGAGGTGAAAGGCGACCTCCTCGCGGAGGTCGCCGCCGAACTGGGCATTCCGGTCGCGTCCGAGGTCCGGGCCTGA
- a CDS encoding glutathione S-transferase N-terminal domain-containing protein: protein MSHGESDPPITFYRLQACPYCERVTRTLQKYDLDYRSRFVEPMHSDRNVVKRLSGKRTVPAIEDENTGVTMSESANIVEYLDNTYGSDGGDD, encoded by the coding sequence ATGAGTCACGGAGAGAGCGACCCGCCGATAACGTTCTACCGCCTGCAGGCGTGTCCGTACTGCGAGCGCGTCACGCGCACGCTCCAGAAGTACGACCTCGACTACCGGTCGCGGTTCGTCGAACCGATGCACAGCGACCGGAACGTCGTCAAACGCCTGTCCGGCAAGCGCACCGTCCCCGCCATCGAGGACGAGAACACGGGCGTCACGATGAGCGAGAGCGCCAACATCGTGGAGTACCTCGACAACACATACGGTTCCGACGGGGGTGACGACTGA
- a CDS encoding helix-turn-helix domain-containing protein, with translation MRHVRLTVSTVGRESEVPTMYRVLSGAPYLDRVVGLHWNVSGDRLGLMVYAEGDDEAFRAALREVPEVLDFEIVSAGGDGFYAYLRNELSDLSRRLFGTFTRGSLLVVPPLEYGGDGSATLSVFGPIDEVQAAIEEVPDPFEATIEEVSGMAATPGLGETLLSARQREAVEAAIAVGYYDIPREGDYEAIAARMGCAPSTAAEHLRKAEAKVLRAAFASE, from the coding sequence ATGAGACACGTCCGACTGACCGTCTCGACGGTCGGACGAGAGAGCGAGGTGCCCACGATGTACCGAGTGCTCTCGGGCGCACCGTACCTCGACAGGGTGGTCGGCCTCCACTGGAACGTCTCGGGCGACCGTCTCGGACTGATGGTGTACGCGGAGGGCGACGACGAGGCGTTTCGAGCGGCGCTACGGGAGGTCCCGGAGGTGCTGGATTTCGAGATCGTATCTGCCGGCGGCGACGGCTTCTACGCCTACCTCCGCAACGAGTTGAGCGACCTGTCGCGGCGGTTGTTCGGAACCTTCACCCGGGGGAGCCTGCTCGTCGTACCGCCGCTGGAGTACGGCGGCGACGGCTCCGCGACGCTCTCGGTCTTCGGGCCGATAGACGAGGTGCAGGCGGCCATCGAGGAGGTGCCGGACCCGTTCGAGGCGACGATCGAGGAGGTGAGCGGCATGGCGGCGACGCCGGGGTTGGGCGAGACGTTGCTCTCCGCGCGTCAGCGCGAGGCCGTCGAGGCCGCGATAGCGGTCGGCTACTACGACATCCCCAGGGAAGGCGACTACGAGGCCATCGCGGCGAGGATGGGGTGTGCGCCCAGCACGGCGGCCGAGCACCTGCGGAAGGCCGAGGCGAAGGTGCTCCGCGCCGCGTTCGCGTCCGAATGA
- a CDS encoding carbon starvation CstA family protein, which yields MVQVIWLVVAVLALFSAGYLGYSRYLARFVELSDERETPAHKYEDGQEYVPAKKPVLLGHHYSSIAGGAPIVGPITAGVVWGWAPALLWIAIGNPLMGSVHDFVSLSSSLRHEGKSIGYIIGEYVGERGKNMLLWFAFLTIILVVAVFALVVAIVFSAYPQAATASLVYIALAFVFGVYLYQLNLPFLLGTVVFVAGVFAGVFVGIEYPLALFPAAAGSSYPAGTIVLFQGGEWLPAAASLGVNTAAWVPIIILYGALASALPVWMLLQPRDYLSSFLLYTGVGGALLAIIVGTVLGTSSQPLEIQLSAYKGFMGATGTPLFPLLFITIACGTISGFHSLVSSGTTAKQLNKETDARTIGYGGMLGEGLLATVALATVALVAPDVGGGIGLALPTFATGGGIILTSFGIPTSFGAPFMALVLVSFLLTSTDTAVRLGRYMTEEIVGTPADGVGAVAKNRYANAAVQGVPAYILITSGSWLTLWQLFGGANQLLAALALLTATVWLANWDDSKQLISTGVPMAVMTTITILGLGWLAFHDNLYVKFIKDGGTQMTGVAAASAVVQIILALVLIAIALALVRMGYRNIQRVRRGRGTPVADGGEETGDD from the coding sequence ATGGTACAAGTTATCTGGCTGGTAGTTGCCGTACTCGCGCTCTTCAGCGCCGGGTATCTGGGATACTCCCGATACCTCGCGCGATTCGTGGAGTTGAGCGACGAGCGCGAGACGCCAGCGCACAAGTACGAAGACGGACAGGAGTACGTTCCGGCGAAGAAGCCGGTCCTGTTGGGGCATCACTATTCGAGCATCGCGGGCGGCGCGCCCATCGTCGGACCCATCACGGCGGGCGTCGTGTGGGGCTGGGCGCCCGCACTGCTGTGGATCGCCATCGGCAACCCCCTGATGGGGTCGGTCCACGACTTCGTGTCGCTGTCGAGCAGTCTGCGACACGAGGGCAAGTCCATCGGGTACATCATCGGCGAGTACGTCGGCGAGCGCGGCAAGAACATGCTGCTGTGGTTCGCGTTCCTGACCATCATCCTCGTCGTGGCGGTGTTCGCGCTGGTGGTCGCCATCGTGTTCAGCGCCTACCCGCAGGCGGCGACCGCGAGCCTCGTCTACATCGCGCTCGCGTTCGTGTTCGGCGTCTACCTCTATCAGCTGAACCTGCCGTTCCTGCTGGGGACCGTCGTGTTCGTCGCCGGCGTCTTCGCCGGCGTCTTCGTCGGCATCGAGTACCCGCTCGCGCTGTTCCCGGCCGCCGCGGGGTCGTCGTACCCCGCCGGCACCATCGTCCTGTTCCAGGGCGGCGAGTGGCTCCCCGCGGCGGCGAGCCTCGGCGTGAACACCGCGGCGTGGGTGCCCATCATCATCCTCTACGGCGCGCTCGCCAGCGCTCTCCCGGTCTGGATGCTGCTCCAGCCCCGTGACTACCTGTCGTCGTTCCTGCTGTACACGGGCGTCGGCGGTGCGCTGCTGGCCATCATCGTCGGCACGGTGCTCGGCACCTCGTCCCAGCCCCTCGAAATCCAGCTCTCGGCGTACAAGGGCTTCATGGGGGCGACCGGAACACCGCTGTTCCCGCTGCTGTTCATCACCATCGCGTGCGGGACCATCAGCGGTTTCCACTCGCTGGTTTCCTCGGGGACGACCGCCAAGCAACTGAACAAGGAAACCGACGCCCGGACCATCGGGTACGGCGGTATGCTCGGCGAGGGCCTGCTCGCGACCGTCGCGCTCGCGACCGTCGCGCTGGTCGCGCCCGACGTGGGCGGCGGCATCGGACTGGCGCTGCCGACGTTCGCGACCGGCGGCGGCATCATCCTGACGTCGTTCGGCATCCCGACGTCGTTCGGCGCGCCATTCATGGCGCTGGTGCTCGTTAGCTTCCTGCTGACCTCGACCGACACCGCGGTCCGACTCGGCCGGTACATGACCGAGGAGATAGTCGGCACGCCGGCCGACGGCGTCGGCGCGGTCGCGAAGAACCGCTACGCCAACGCCGCGGTCCAGGGCGTCCCGGCGTACATCCTCATCACCAGCGGGTCGTGGCTCACCCTCTGGCAGCTGTTCGGCGGCGCGAACCAGCTACTGGCGGCGCTGGCGCTGCTGACCGCGACGGTGTGGCTGGCCAACTGGGACGACTCGAAACAGCTCATCTCGACCGGCGTGCCGATGGCGGTGATGACGACCATCACCATCCTCGGCCTGGGTTGGCTCGCGTTCCACGACAATCTCTACGTGAAGTTCATCAAGGACGGCGGTACGCAGATGACCGGCGTCGCCGCCGCGTCGGCGGTGGTCCAGATCATCCTGGCGCTGGTGCTCATCGCCATCGCACTGGCGCTGGTCCGGATGGGCTACCGAAACATCCAGCGGGTCCGGCGCGGGCGCGGCACGCCCGTCGCCGACGGTGGCGAAGAAACCGGCGACGACTGA
- a CDS encoding SRPBCC family protein, which produces MHEVEVSRFLGTTPPAVLRTLTPAAMVEYEGSFEVQGVEETEDGAVVTAGAGGLTMQLVFEEREDGLVYRQRGETGPFDAMETTVAVAPENEGSRVTVRSSVSLGLSLASVTDRVAAWKRRGELRRALDRLAEDL; this is translated from the coding sequence ATGCACGAGGTCGAGGTGTCGCGGTTCCTCGGAACGACGCCGCCCGCGGTCTTGCGCACGCTCACGCCCGCGGCGATGGTGGAGTACGAGGGTAGTTTCGAGGTGCAGGGCGTCGAGGAGACCGAAGACGGCGCGGTCGTCACCGCCGGCGCGGGCGGTCTGACCATGCAGTTGGTCTTCGAGGAGCGCGAGGACGGCCTCGTCTACCGCCAGCGCGGCGAAACCGGGCCGTTCGACGCGATGGAGACGACCGTCGCAGTTGCCCCGGAGAATGAGGGGAGTCGGGTGACGGTCCGGTCGTCGGTGAGCCTGGGCCTGTCGCTGGCCAGCGTGACCGACCGCGTGGCGGCGTGGAAGCGCCGCGGCGAACTCCGGCGGGCGCTCGACAGACTCGCCGAAGACCTGTAG
- a CDS encoding cupin domain-containing protein, which yields MGYHVIDPESVEPTSDRPCVQRAVGDEAGLENVAVNLYEVAPGEQIPLAYHYHDDQEEVFHVLAGDLHVETPEEEYVVPEGHVFVVEPDSPQLAFNPEDAEETVRTLVLGAPSVDDVHAYDPDSES from the coding sequence ATGGGATACCACGTCATCGACCCGGAGTCGGTCGAACCGACCTCAGACCGGCCGTGCGTCCAGCGCGCGGTCGGCGACGAGGCGGGACTGGAGAACGTCGCGGTCAACCTCTACGAGGTGGCGCCCGGCGAGCAGATTCCGCTGGCGTACCACTACCACGACGACCAGGAGGAGGTCTTCCACGTGCTCGCAGGCGACCTCCACGTCGAGACGCCCGAGGAGGAGTACGTCGTCCCCGAGGGCCACGTGTTCGTGGTCGAACCCGACAGCCCCCAGTTGGCGTTCAACCCCGAGGACGCCGAGGAGACCGTCCGGACGCTGGTGCTGGGCGCGCCGTCGGTCGACGACGTCCACGCCTACGACCCGGACTCCGAGTCATGA
- a CDS encoding NAD-dependent epimerase/dehydratase family protein, which produces MRTFVAGATGVIGRRLVERLADRGHEVIGLVRDDDGAALVEARGGTPRRGDVLDPDTLASAMAGADAVVAAQTALPVKDKPTDEDWARNDRVRVEGTRNLLDAADESVERFLFPSIVWVARQPDGSAFGEDADRHPDRATRSAADTEDLLRDAASERGFNVTILRLGFLYAPDAGHTRQMGEQLLSGDLPVVGGGPLGRRDAELSLLHADDAAHAFVETMEADATGLYHVVDDRPVTVADFFSAFASELSAPEPRRIPGWLTRFFVGREQANMLTKSFPTNADRFRRDVEWEPTYPTYREGLAQVVETWEADGTIRKTASGYEWVGRRTSRRRSDAAPAP; this is translated from the coding sequence ATGCGAACGTTCGTCGCGGGAGCAACGGGCGTCATTGGCCGTCGACTGGTCGAGCGCCTCGCCGACCGAGGACACGAAGTAATCGGACTCGTCCGGGACGACGACGGAGCGGCGCTCGTCGAGGCGCGGGGCGGGACGCCTCGACGCGGAGACGTACTCGACCCCGACACGCTCGCCTCCGCGATGGCGGGCGCCGACGCGGTCGTCGCCGCTCAGACCGCGCTCCCGGTCAAGGACAAGCCCACCGACGAGGACTGGGCCCGAAACGACCGGGTTCGGGTTGAGGGCACGAGAAATCTGCTGGACGCCGCCGACGAGAGCGTCGAGCGCTTCCTCTTTCCGAGCATCGTCTGGGTCGCTCGACAACCCGACGGCTCGGCGTTCGGCGAGGACGCCGACCGCCACCCCGACCGCGCCACGCGGTCGGCGGCCGACACCGAAGACCTCCTTCGGGACGCGGCGTCGGAGCGCGGATTCAACGTCACCATACTGCGACTGGGCTTCCTCTACGCGCCCGACGCCGGGCACACGCGCCAGATGGGCGAACAACTCCTGTCGGGCGACCTCCCCGTGGTCGGGGGTGGCCCGCTCGGTCGCCGGGACGCCGAACTGTCGTTGCTCCACGCCGACGACGCGGCACACGCGTTCGTCGAGACTATGGAAGCCGATGCGACCGGCCTCTACCACGTCGTCGACGACCGACCGGTGACCGTCGCCGACTTCTTCTCGGCGTTCGCGTCCGAACTGAGTGCGCCGGAACCCCGTCGGATTCCGGGGTGGCTCACGCGCTTCTTCGTCGGCCGGGAGCAGGCGAACATGCTCACGAAGTCGTTCCCCACCAACGCCGACCGGTTCCGCCGGGACGTCGAGTGGGAACCGACGTATCCCACGTACCGGGAGGGACTCGCTCAGGTCGTCGAGACGTGGGAGGCCGACGGTACGATTCGGAAGACCGCGTCGGGGTACGAGTGGGTCGGCCGGCGGACATCCCGACGGCGGAGCGACGCGGCGCCTGCCCCGTAA
- a CDS encoding L-threonylcarbamoyladenylate synthase — MNVDETAVERAATAIRDGELAVYPTETVYGLGADALSESAVERVFDAKRRSREKPVSMAVPDVETALDHVNATDREERFMREFLPGPVTVLCEKREAVPDALTAGRSRVGVRVPDHEVALALLRAVAPTPVTATSANVSGRPSATRTADLDAEIRDAAAAVLDAGETPGGTGSTVVNVETGEIHRRGANAEAVASWLASK, encoded by the coding sequence ATGAACGTCGACGAGACGGCCGTCGAACGCGCGGCGACGGCGATTCGGGACGGCGAACTCGCGGTCTATCCGACCGAGACGGTGTACGGCCTGGGTGCCGACGCGCTGAGCGAGTCGGCCGTCGAACGCGTCTTCGACGCGAAGCGGCGGTCCCGCGAGAAGCCGGTTTCGATGGCGGTGCCGGACGTCGAAACCGCGCTCGACCACGTCAACGCCACCGACCGAGAGGAGCGGTTCATGCGCGAGTTCCTCCCCGGGCCGGTGACGGTCCTCTGCGAGAAGCGCGAGGCGGTGCCCGACGCGCTCACCGCGGGGCGTTCGCGGGTCGGCGTCCGCGTCCCCGACCACGAGGTGGCGCTGGCGCTCCTGCGGGCGGTCGCGCCGACGCCGGTCACGGCCACGAGCGCGAACGTCAGCGGGCGACCGAGCGCGACCCGGACGGCCGACCTCGACGCCGAGATTCGCGACGCCGCGGCGGCGGTGCTGGACGCCGGCGAGACGCCCGGCGGTACCGGCAGCACCGTGGTGAACGTCGAGACGGGCGAGATTCACCGGCGGGGAGCGAACGCCGAGGCGGTGGCGTCGTGGCTCGCCAGCAAGTAG